The Gouania willdenowi chromosome 7, fGouWil2.1, whole genome shotgun sequence genome includes a window with the following:
- the her9 gene encoding hairy-related 9 isoform X1 produces the protein MPADTMEKQTASPIAGAPANGTHTPDKPKNASEHRKSSKPIMEKRRRARINESLGQLKTLILDALKKDSSRHSKLEKADILEMTVKHLRNLQRVQMSAALSADASVLSKYRAGFNECMNEVTRFLSTSEGVNTEVRSRLLNHLSSCMGQMMAMNYTQQAASQQQAHLTQPLHVQLPSTLPINGATMGSKLSPAEAVSPKVFGGFQLVPATDGQFAFLIPNPAFASASAPVIPLYANAGVPVAVNASPLHGSSAPPTASPVHGMTSFSGGPQVVSPMGVSTGPESSEPVWRPW, from the exons ATGCCAGCTGATACTATGGAAAAGCAGACGGCGTCCCCCATCGCCGGTGCTCCAGCAAATGGAACGCACACTCCGGACAAGCCGAAAAACGCCAGCGAGCACAGAAAA TCATCCAAACCCATCATGGAAAAGCGCCGCAGAGCCAGAATAAACGAAAGCCTGGGACAGCTCAAGACACTCATCCTGGATGCTCTGAAAAAAGAC AGCTCCAGACACTCCAAGTTGGAGAAAGCAGACATCCTGGAGATGACAGTAAAGCACTTAAGAAACCTCCAACGTGTGCAGATGAGCG CAGCGCTCTCAGCAGACGCCTCAGTCCTGAGTAAATACAGAGCCGGATTCAACGAGTGCATGAACGAGGTGACCCGGTTCCTGTCCACCTCAGAGGGGGTGAACACGGAGGTGAGATCCCGGCTCCTCAACCACCTCTCCAGCTGCATGGGCCAGATGATGGCCATGAACTACACCCAGCAGGCGGCCTCCCAGCAGCAGGCCCACCTGACGCAGCCGCTTCATGTGCAGCTTCCGTCCACCCTGCCCATCAACGGGGCCACCATGGGCTCCAAACTCAGCCCCGCCGAGGCAGTTTCCCCCAAGGTGTTCGGAGGCTTCCAGCTGGTGCCCGCCACTGATGGACAGTTCGCATTTTTGATCCCCAACCCGGCGTTCGCGTCCGCCTCAGCGCCCGTCATCCCCCTTTACGCAAACGCAGGAGTGCCAGTTGCAGTGAACGCCAGTCCATTGCACGGCAGCTCAGCACCGCCCACAGCCTCCCCAGTGCATGGAATGACCTCCTTCTCGGGTGGACCACAGGTAGTGAGCCCGATGGGAGTCAGCACCGGGCCAGAGAGCAGCGAACCCGTATGGAGACCCTGGTAG
- the her9 gene encoding hairy-related 9 isoform X2, whose amino-acid sequence MPADTMEKQTASPIAGAPANGTHTPDKPKNASEHRKSSKPIMEKRRRARINESLGQLKTLILDALKKDSSRHSKLEKADILEMTVKHLRNLQRVQMSALSADASVLSKYRAGFNECMNEVTRFLSTSEGVNTEVRSRLLNHLSSCMGQMMAMNYTQQAASQQQAHLTQPLHVQLPSTLPINGATMGSKLSPAEAVSPKVFGGFQLVPATDGQFAFLIPNPAFASASAPVIPLYANAGVPVAVNASPLHGSSAPPTASPVHGMTSFSGGPQVVSPMGVSTGPESSEPVWRPW is encoded by the exons ATGCCAGCTGATACTATGGAAAAGCAGACGGCGTCCCCCATCGCCGGTGCTCCAGCAAATGGAACGCACACTCCGGACAAGCCGAAAAACGCCAGCGAGCACAGAAAA TCATCCAAACCCATCATGGAAAAGCGCCGCAGAGCCAGAATAAACGAAAGCCTGGGACAGCTCAAGACACTCATCCTGGATGCTCTGAAAAAAGAC AGCTCCAGACACTCCAAGTTGGAGAAAGCAGACATCCTGGAGATGACAGTAAAGCACTTAAGAAACCTCCAACGTGTGCAGATGAGCG CGCTCTCAGCAGACGCCTCAGTCCTGAGTAAATACAGAGCCGGATTCAACGAGTGCATGAACGAGGTGACCCGGTTCCTGTCCACCTCAGAGGGGGTGAACACGGAGGTGAGATCCCGGCTCCTCAACCACCTCTCCAGCTGCATGGGCCAGATGATGGCCATGAACTACACCCAGCAGGCGGCCTCCCAGCAGCAGGCCCACCTGACGCAGCCGCTTCATGTGCAGCTTCCGTCCACCCTGCCCATCAACGGGGCCACCATGGGCTCCAAACTCAGCCCCGCCGAGGCAGTTTCCCCCAAGGTGTTCGGAGGCTTCCAGCTGGTGCCCGCCACTGATGGACAGTTCGCATTTTTGATCCCCAACCCGGCGTTCGCGTCCGCCTCAGCGCCCGTCATCCCCCTTTACGCAAACGCAGGAGTGCCAGTTGCAGTGAACGCCAGTCCATTGCACGGCAGCTCAGCACCGCCCACAGCCTCCCCAGTGCATGGAATGACCTCCTTCTCGGGTGGACCACAGGTAGTGAGCCCGATGGGAGTCAGCACCGGGCCAGAGAGCAGCGAACCCGTATGGAGACCCTGGTAG